The Rhodococcus sp. ABRD24 genome contains the following window.
TCACGGTGAACACGGAGAAGTACAACAACGACACTGCGCAGCGAAACTGGTTGAAGGGCAGGCTGACCGAGCTTACTGCCGATCCGGCTCAGGTCACCAAGCCGATTCTCGTTCAGGGGCACCGTCCCACCACCGGCACGGCAATGGATGGCCAGCAGGCGTCCAATCCGCGGCTGGCCGAGGATCTGAAGGCGTTCCCTCAGGTGTTCTACTTCTCAGGGCACTCGCATCTGAACAACAATGACGACCGGTCCATCCATCAGCGAGATTTCACGTCCGTGAACGACGGTTCCATGTCGTACATCGAGTTCGATCGTGGTTATCAGATGGTCACCGAGACAGGGCTCGCGAATCGTTTCGAGTCCCCGACCTCCCAGGCGCTCTTCGTCGAGGTCTACCAGGACCGCGTTGAGATCGGCCGCGTCAATATGGCCGCCGACAAGCACGACATCTACACCGGCGGACAGTGGTCTTCGGACTGGCAGCCGCCGTACTCGAGCGCGGGCACGTTGAGCGGATCGAGTTGGAAGGTTGAGCTGAAGGGATCGACGAGCCAGCAGATCAAGGACAACTTCCGGTACGCGGCCGCCGCACGCAACACGGTGCCCCCGGAGTTCACCTCGACCACCCCGCTGTCGATGGTGACCGGCGCGGACGGTGCGACGTCCGTGCGGATCGCGCAGGCTCGGGACGACCAGATGGTCCACCACTACCGGGTCGACATCACGAATACGACTACCGGCGCGAAGGTCGTGTCGTCGAAGGTGTTGTCGGACTTCTACTTCATGCCGCGCCCGAACAGTCTGGACATCCCGGTCCCGGACGCGGTGGTTGGTAACGCGTACGAGGCGAAGGTCGTTGCGGTGGACGCGTACGGCAACGCGTCTCCGGAGACGGCTCTGACGTTCACGCGCTGATCGCGCGGGACTTCCGGGGTGGCGGGTCGGTGCACCCGCCACCCCGGGCCGAACTTCGCGAATACCCCGCTTGTCTCGAATGCATGGACGAGAGAGGCAAACACCGATCCAGCGCCGCCGCTCGAGGCAGACTGACAGAGCCGAGAGCGGTCGGACGATCGGAAGGGGATTGGGGTGGGGCAGGACGCCGGAAATGACAAGGTCGTCGAGGTCTTCGACAGGATGGCTGCCAGATACGAGAAGCAGATGGGCCTGTTCGAGCGGTTCGTTCTGGGGCGGGCTCGCCAGTGGGCTGTCGCGCAGGCCGAGGGCGCGGTGCTCGAGATCGCGGTGGGCAGCGGGTTGAACCTGCCGCTCTACGGCTCACAGGTCGATCACATCGTGGGAGTGGATCTGTCGGAGGGCATGCTCGACATCGCCCGGCGGAAGGTGGCCCGCGCCGACACGGCGCGGATCGAGTTACGTCAGGGTGACGCGCAGGCCTTGGACCTGCCGGACGATTCGGTCGACACCGTGGTTTCCACGTTCACGTTCTGCACTATCCCCGACCCGAAACTGGCGAGTGAGGAGGCATTTCGGGTCCTGGTGCCGGGCGGGCAATTCGTTCTGGCCGAGCACGGGCCGTCTACGAACGCGCTCGGCCGGGCACTGATGCGGGTGGTCGAGCCGTTGAGCGTTCGCTTCGGTGCCGATCACCTCACCCGAAACCCTGTGCCGTATCTAGTGGATGCCGGGTTCGAGATCGACCAGGTCGAGCGTACCGGGCGCGGCGGCATCGTCTTTCGGGTCCTGGCACACAAGCCAGGGACAGCTGCCGGTTAGACGGTCACCCCTACGACTGGACGGAATGGGTGGCCCCGCAACCAGAATCGGTCGCGAAGCCACCCTTGCCATCCGGCATCTAGTCCATCGTCGGGATGACGAAGTGGTTGGACGCTTCAGGAGCGGAGCTTGCGGAGCGACCCGAGGACGCCTCCTTGACGCCCGACGGCCAGCGTTGGGTGACGGTCTTGGTCTTGGTGTAGAAACGGATCGAGTCCGGGCCGTGCTGGTTGAGGTCACCGAATCCGGAGCGCTTCCAGCCACCGAAGGTGTGGTAGGCGATCGGGACCGGGATCGGGACGTTGACGCCCACCATGCCGGTATCGACACGAGCACAGAAGTCGCGGGCGGTGTCACCGTCACGGGTGAAGATCGCGACACCGTTGCCGTACTGGTGCTCGGACGGCAGACGCAACGCCTCCTCGTAGTCACCCGCGCGGACCACCTGCAGGACGGGACCGAAGATCTCCTCCTGGTAGATCCGCATGTCCGGGGTGACCCGGTCGAACAGGGTTGCGCCGGCGAAGAATCCGTCCTCGTGGCCGTCGAGGGTGAAACCGCGGCCGTCGACGACCAGCTCGGCGCCCTCGTCGACACCGATCTGCACGTAGTCGTTCACCCGGGCGAGGGCGTCGGCGCCGACGAGCGGGCCGAAATCGGCGTTCTCGTCGTCGGAGGTGCCGATACGGAGCGTGGCGACCCGCTCGGTGAGCTTCGCCACCAGCGCGTCCGCGGTCTCCTCACCGACCGGGACCGCGACGGAGATCGCCATGCACCGCTCACCGGCAGAGCCGTAGCCGGCACCGACGAGAGCATCGGCGACCTGGTCGAGGTCGGCGTCGGGCATCACGATCGCATGGTTCTTCGCGCCACCGAAGCACTGGGCACGCTTGCCGTGCGCGGCCGCGGTCTCGTAGATGTACTGCGCGATCGGGGTGGAGCCGACGAAACCGAGGGCCTTGACCCGCGGATCGGTCAGCAGCACGTCCACCGCACCCTTGTCGCCGTTGACGACGTTGAACACCCCCGGCGGCAGCCCCGCCTCGAGGAACAACTCCGCCAGCCGCAGCGGCACCGACGGGTCCCGCTCGGACGGCTTGAGGATGAACGCGTTACCGCACGCCAGAGCGGGCGCGGCCTTCCACAACGGGATCATCGCCGGGAAGTTGAACGGGGTGATACCCGCGACCACACCGAGGGGCTGGCGCATCGAGAACACGTCGATGCCGTTGCCGGCGGACTCGGTGTACTCGCCCTTGAGCAGGTGCGGGATCCCGACAGCGAACTCGACGACCTCGAGGCCACGCTGGATGTCGCCCTTGGCGTCGGCGATGGTCTTACCGTGCTCGGACGAGAGCAGACGCGCGAGCGGGTCCATCTCCTCCTGGATCAGCTGCAGGAACCGCATCAGCACGCGGGCGCGGCGCTGCGGATTCCACGACGCCCACTCACGCTGCGCATCAACAGCATTCGCGATCACGGCCTCGGTCTCGGCCTGGTCCGCAAGCGGAACCCGTGCCTGCACCCGCCCGGTATTGGGATCGAAAACGTCAGCAAACCTCCCGGACGATCCCGGGATGTGCTTGCCGCCGATGAAATGGGAGAGCTCTCGTGTCATTTTCTGTCCTAACTGATGGGGGACGTATTGTGGGGAATCCACGTTCGAACGAGAAGTACAGATCCGGTTCGCGAAATGGGCCTCCAAATGGGGGAATTCGAGTCCCGCGACCATCAGACCGTTCCGGAGAAGTGTGCCCTATCTACTCGAGCGCGCCGTGGCGAGTAGTTCCTCGATTGTCACGAGCTTTGTTCGAGCGCGCTGCTGTGATCTGCCCTGACTTCGTTCGAACTTGTCGATCACACGCCAATCCTCGAGCGTCAAGGAGTCCGGTTTCCGTTCGGCGAGCAAACCGGCGAGCGCTGCTGCGTCGGCCTCGGGCGCCGGGAGCTTCCCGCTCGAGTAATCCTCGATCAGGGCACGGACCGTCTCTCGCGAACAGCGCTTGTTCGTGCCGATCACCCCCGAAGGTCCGCGCTTGATCCACCCGGCTGTGTAGAGTCCCGCGAGCGCCTCGTTTGTGCCGGGATCGATCACCCTGCCGGCGATGTTGGGTACCGTTCCCGTGGTCTCGTCGAAGGGCAGATCCGGAATCACGCTTCCTCGGTATCCGATCGATCGAAGAACCAGACCGCAGTCGATGTCGAATGCCGTGTCCGTTGTCCGGGCCGAAGCACGACCGTCGACGAGATCCAGTTCTGTGCGTGCAAAACTCACGCCGGTGACGCGGTCGGCGCCCTTGATGGCGATCGGCGACCCCAGAAATCTCAGACAGATCTGCCGGGCCTCGCTGCTGACGTGTGCGCGGGGGAGTCCTCGGATCAACCTGACCTTCAGCTCGGCCATCGATCCGGGTGGGGGATCGGTTGCAGCAAGGCCGGTGGCGTCGAGACCCAGATCGTCTGCGAGGACGGTGACGTCGAGGGCGTCGTTCGAGATCAGCCCGACCAACTCCGGCGTCGTGAACGCTGCCTGACCCGGTCCGCGGCGCCCCATGATCACGACTTCGCGGATCTTGCTAGCTGCCAGGGAATCGAGAGCGTGCTGGGCGATGTCGGTCCTGGCCAGTTCGTCGACCGGAGTGGTGAGAACACGGGCGACGTCCAATGCCACATTGCCGTTGCCGATGATGACGGCGCGTTCGCAGGTCAGATCGAACTCGGCGTTCGTGTGCTCGGGATGCCCGTTGTACCAGGCGACGAAGTCGGTCGCGGCATGGCTGCCGGACAGGCCTTCCCCGGGGATGCCCAACTGGCGGTCGCTGGAGGCTCCCCCTGCCCAGATCACCGCATGGTGGTGGCGGAGTAACTCGGCCAAGCTCAGGTCGCTGCCCACCTCGACGTTGAGGTGGACCGAAACGCCGGCGCGACGCGCGGTGGTCATGAACAGCTTGTCCACCGACTTCGTCGACTGGTGGTCCGGTGCGACTCCATATCGAACCAGCCCACCGAAGCTCGGGAGCCGTTCGAAGATGGTGACTTCGACGTCGAGTCCGCGATAGGACTTCAGCTCCTCGACGGCGTACAGGGCCGAAGGCCCAGAGCCGACCACGGCGACGCGCAGGGGCTGGGGCTGGACAATGGACACCGACGGCGCTCGTGTGCGGACGGGGGCCTGGTCGTAGTCACGGTGTGTGGGATCGGCGAAGTACTGTGCGTTCACCTCGAGGTAGATCTGCTCCGAATCCACGAGTTCGAAGTCGGGCGTGATCGCGTTGACCGGACACACCTCTACACACGCGCCGCAGTCAATACATGTCTCCGGGTCGATGTACAGCATCTCCGATGTGGCGTAACCCGACTCTTCTGGTGTCGGGTGGATGCAGTTGACCGGGCACACCGAGACGCAGGTGGCGTCGTTGCAGCAATTCTGGGTGACCACGTGGGCCATTCGTATCTCCACTCATGACATCAATCGATTTCGTCGCGGCCTGTGCGCTGCATGTGTGCAGAACGCCCACTCGGAGCCTCGTGACTCGCGAGGTGGGCGGATTGTCCGGCACCTCAACAGCATCGGGACTGTCGGCCGGCCAGCTCTGCGCGAGCGCACCCGCCGAGGTCCGACGCTGAACGGCGACGCAACACCCTCCTCGCCGATACTTGACGACCTGTCCCGCATGAACAACATGCAGATCGCCCCGTCTGGTCGCCGATCATGTGCACGACGAACACTGACGATCGCAATCGTTCACCTTAGAGTCACTTGCAGCCCACAGACTTAGCGAGGATCACATGAAACGAGTACCGCAAAGTCTTGACAAGGACGACTTGCGCGCCTATGTCGAGATGAATGGAATTCACACGTTCAAGATCGGTGCAGTCGACCTTGACGGAATCTGGCGAGGTAAACGAGTCGCTGCCGACTACTTCGTGGACAGCGTTGCAGACAAGGGCTGCTTCATCAGCAACATCCTGTTTGCCTGGGACGTGCTGGACGAGCCGATCCCAGGACTCGAGTACACCGGCAGCCACACCGGCTATCCGGACATCAACTTCCGTCCGGACATGTCGACGCTTGCACTCGTGCCATGGGAACCGGGGGTGGCATCGGTCATCTGTGATGTCTTCGAGCGCGACGGTTCGCCGCTCGACCTGTCGCCGCGGGATGTGCTGCGATCGTTGGTGCAGCGTTCGGAGGCCCTGGGGTATCGCCCGGTCGCTGCCTACGAGTTCGAGTTCTATCTCCTCAAAGGCGCTGCTGACGACCTAGCTGCTCGCGGATGGCGGGAGCTGGAACCGATCTCCAAGGGGCACCACACTTACAGCATCGTCCGCGACAGCGGAGTCGATTTCATCATCGGCGATATCCGCCGACAACTGGCTGAGTACGGAGTCGATATCGAGGCCAGCAACGGCGAGTACGGACCTGGACAGTTCGAGGTCAACATCCATTACGCGGACGCACTTTCCGCGGCGGACAGTGCGATGCTGCTCAAGCACTCAGTCAAGGAAATAGCCAACCGGCACGGCTATACCGCGACGTTCATTGCCAAGCTGAACTCCGAGTGGTCCGGCTCGTCGGGACATGTACATCTGAGCCTCGAGGACGAGCATGGCGAACCGGCGTTCGCGAACCCAGGTAACCCCTCTGCGCTCAGCGAGATCGGATTGCAGTTCATGGCAGGACTGATCGAGAACGCCCCCGATTTCATGGCGACATATCTGCCGAACATGAACTCCTACAAGCGAGTTGCCAGAGCCGAGTTCTCTCCGACGACCATGAGTTGGGCAGTGGACAATCGTTTCGTCGCGATGCGCGCCATACCGAGCGCCGGCCCGGCCGCGCGAGTGGAGAATCGTATTGCCGGCGCAGACGCCAACCCGTACCTCGTGATCGCCGCCAGCTTGGCGTCCGGGCTGAGCGGACTCGAGAACAAATCGGTCCCCCCGCCTGCCGCGAGTTGTGATGGCCCCACTGAAGCGAAGACCGGAACGACTGCGGTCACCATGACACTGGCGGACGCGATCACTCAGATGACGTCGAGCACCGTGGCGCGCAAGTTCTTCGGAGACCGTTTCGTAGATCATTACGCTGCGATTCGACGCTGGGAGGTCGAGCAGAGCGCCGCCGCCGTCACCGATTGGGAGATCGCCCGCTATCTCGAGCCCATCTAGCGGTGGGGCAAGCCCAGCCCTCTTCCCTCCGGCCTCCGAAGGGCGGTCGAGAGATCGCCCGCAAGACAGAAAGAGAACGCAATGTCCGCCACTCCTGACATCGCCCGCAAGTTCACTTACCACGGGCCTGCGCTCGACACCATCACGGAAACCTACAAAGAGCTGCTCGACAAGTGCCCGGTCGGGCGCAGTGAGCAGCTCGGCGGATTCGTGTTCCTGACCCGTAGCGAAGACATCCTTGCCGCAGAGCAGGATCCGGAGACATTTTCGGTGACTCCCTCGATGCTCCTGCCCAGCTTCGGCAATGAAACCCCGATGATTCCGATCGATATCGACCCGCCGGATCACGGTGAGTACCGACGTATCCTCCTCCCACTCTTCACGCCGAAGAAGATCGCGCAGTTGACCGTTGGCATGCGTGAGACGGCCAAGCGATTGGCTGACCAGGTCGCAGCACAGGACGTCGCCGACGTCTCGGCATTGTTCGCGCGCCCGATGCCGACGATCATCTTCAGCCGTCTCGCCGGCTTCCCGGAATCCGATTGGCCGAAGTTCGATCGTTGGGTCGACGAGGTCATCTACGAACGAGTCCTCGATCACGACCGTTCGACAGCAGCGAGTCGCGAAGTGGAACAGTACTTCGACGCCCTCCTCGAATCACGGATCGACAATCCGATCGATGCCGACGACCTGATCAAGTACCTTCTCGGGGCCGAGGTCAACGGACGCCCGTTGAGCCGTCCCGAACTCGTGTCCTATTGCTATCTGCTCTTTCTGGCCGGTCTCGACACCACGGCGTGGGCGATCAGATCCAGTCTCTGGCATCTTGCCCAGCATCCAGAGGAGCAGACGAGACTTCGCGAAGATCCCGAACTGCTTCCTGCCGCAGTCGAAGAATGGCTACGGACGATGTCACCGGTCCAGGCCATGGCGCGAACCTGTATGCGGGACACGGAGGTATCCGGTCAGGAAATCAAGAGCGGGGAGCGAGTTGTCCTGGTTTTCGGTGCTGGTAACCGCGACCCGGAGACCTTCGACGATCCGGACGAGATCATCCTCGACCGCGAGAACAATCGCCACCTGTCATTCGGCGGCGGAGTCCACCGCTGCCTCGGTTCGAACCTGGCGCGTCAGGAGCTGATCGTCGGTCTCGAGGAGTTCCTCAACGCGGTACCGCAGTTCTCTCTGGCAGATGAGAGCCAACCGTGGCATGGAGTCGGTCCTCTCGATCTCGAGATCGGAGGATGAGGCCATGACCGCCCACGTACATGTGGACACTGCGCGGTGTCAGGGTCACGCACGCTGTTTCGCCTTCGCGCCCAAGGTGTTCGACCTCGACGATGAGGGATACTCGTTCGTCCTCGAAGGCCATCGCGAGGTGCCGACTGTGTCTGCGGAGCTCCGCCTCGCTGAGGCGAACTGTCCAGAGCGTGCCGTGATCGTGAAGGAGGACTGAGCGTGCCGACCGGCGAGGCGGTCGTCGTCATCGGTGCATCAGTCGCTGGGGCGTCTTTCGTTACCGAAGCGCGAGCTCTGGGGCACCGTGGACCGATTGTCGTGATCGATGCTGACCCAGACGCTCCGTACGACCGCCCGCCGTTGTCGAAGGAGTTCCTCACATCTGACGATCAGCAACCGGCTGCGCCGTGGTGGAATGGGGATTGCCGCTTGGTGAACGGTCGGGCCCTCGGCCTGGATGCCGAGGCGGGCAGAGTCCAGGTGAAGATGGCCGATGGCTCCGTCCAGGGCATCAGCGGTGCGCGCATCGTGATTGCGACAGGTTCCACGCCGGTTCGACTGCCTGACGAGCCCGAGTCCGTGCTGCGGCTACGTACCGCGGATGACGCACGGCGACTGCGTGCCTCAGCGCGCGCAGATGCTTCTGTGATCATCATCGGTGCCGGAACCGTGGGCACTGAACTCGCGTCTTCGTTGACGGATGCGGGATGCCGGGTGAGCGTGGTCGACAGGGCCGACCACCCCCTCGAGCGTCTCCTGGGAGGTCATCTGGGATCGGAGACGACGCAGTGGCTGACAGGTGCTGGGGTAGAGGTGCACTTCGGGACGTCGATCAACAGGATCAATCGAGACGGAGGGGGCTGGAGCGTTCAGCTGGACGACGCACTACTTCGCTCCGACATTCTCATCAGCGCCGTCGGGACGAGGCCGTGTACCGGATGGCTGGAGAATTCCGGCTTGGACATCTCTGACGGGATCATGTGTGACGGTGACGGCCGCGCGCTCGGGTCCGACGGCGATCCCGTGGCCGCCGTGTACGCGATCGGTGACGTCGCCTCCTGGCAGGACGGCAATGGGAAGCATCGACGTCGTGAGGACTGGACCTCCGCACAGCGACAGGGGAGCCACGTGGCCAAACAGTTGTTCGGCGACGCTCCTCCTCCCGACCGGGAATTGCCGTACTTCTGGACACGCCAGTTCGGTCGGCGGATTCAGATACTCGGCACCCCCGACCGCGATGCCCGCCTCGTCCAGCACGTGGATATCCCCGAGCGTCGAGCGGCCTTCTACACCATCGAAAGTGACGGCCGCCCGACAGCATGGGTTGCGGTGAACACCCCACGCGAGTTTGCTAGGGCAATGCAAGACGCCATCCAGTTGGTCGTGTAGCCCGCGATGCTCGCCAACGAGGACAGCTCGGAGGGGTTCCACACCCAGCTGGAACAGATGACGGCCCAACTCGTCGTGTTGGAGCGGCGCGCCAAGACGCTGGCCGAGCTGAACAGGCTGCTGTCACAGGGGAGCGATCCGTTGGCGCTCGCCCAACGCGCCGTCGATCTCGTCATGCGGGCCACCGGTGCGTCCGGCACGTACGTCTATCGCTGGGACGCCGAGAGTGAGCGTCTGGTCATGAGGGTAGCGACAACCGGCCGGGTCGCTTCCTATCTGGGGAAGATCAAACTCCGTCTGGGCGAGGGCATCAACGGCTGGGCCGCCTTGATGCGACAAACCGTGGTCATCGACGATGCGATCACCGAGGATCCACGGTTTGTCGGGCTTCCAGGCATCGAGGAAGAAGAATTTCGCTCGATGCTGGCGGTACCCATCGCGGTGCCCGGTGGTGATCTGCTCGGGGTTTTCAGCCTGTATTCCGAACAGTCGTCACGATTCCGCAAGCATGACGTCGAGTTGGCCACCGAGGTCGGCGTTCTCCTCGCCAACGGGCTCACCCAGGCGGAGATGCTGGATGATCTACGGCGGCAGTCGTCGGCGGCCCGATTCTTGCTGGACGTTTCACCTCAGGCCACGACATCTCTGCAACAATGTGTCGACGAGCTTGCTCGGTCGGTCCGCATGCAAGTCGACGCCGACCTGTGTGTGGTCGAGATGGCTGAGCGGTCTCCCACCAGGTCCCATTGTTCTCCGGGGCTGGCATTTTCGGAGAACGTCGAAGCGTCCGTAGTATCGGCCGGCCGTCGGGTACGGAGCCGAGCAGACCTTTCCGAACTGGTCGATCAGATGGGCGGACGCCTGACCAAGATCAGTAGTTCGTTCGGCGCGCAGTTCCCGGAGGGCGCTGTTACGTGCTATCGAACTCGTCAGTTCCCAGAGTCTGCCGCCGGCCTCCTGGAAGCGCTGGGTGCTCAAGCTGGTGTCCTCCTCTCCTCGTTACGCAACGACTCGTCACCCACTCCACTCGCCGGGCGGCTCACGGTGGCCGCAGGCCAGCGCCTTCCGCACGAGATACTTCGCGATCTCGGGTGGAAGGGCGGGGCTTCCTGCCCGATCCTCGTACGTCTCCGATCGGCGAAGCACATGTCGCACCTCGCTGCGGAGCAGCTCAGCAACGCGATGTTCGAGGTGAGTTCGCTGACCGAGGGAACACTCGTTGTCCCCTCACCTCCGTTGGTGACTGTCCTCGTGCCTTACTCACCTGAGGTTCTGCGGCAATTCGAGGCCTCGCTTAGGCAGGTCATCCGGCACTCCAGACTCGACGTAGCCGTCGGAATAGGGCCCCCGGCTCGCGACGCGGACGATCTGCTGTCCGCACTCGACTCCGCGGAGTCCGCTCTCGCCTGGGCAGATCTGCTGGACGATCCGGTGCCGGTGGTGAGGCACGTCGATGTCGAACACCTCAGGCGTCTACCCAGAGTCGCCCTCGACATCGGCGATGAACTGAGAGAAGTGGCCGGCCGTTTCGATGCGGTCTCCCGGTACGACCATCGCCATGGAACGAACTTGGCCGCCACTCTCGACTGTTATCTTGCGACGCGTTGTTCGGCGGTCGAGACAGCCAAGACGCTGTTCATTCACCGCAA
Protein-coding sequences here:
- a CDS encoding metallophosphoesterase produces the protein MRRKTLVIAAVTAALAAPGIAQADPVWGSAGSLGPGWGSSVGGNDAAPAAPGVSVPGGRYEHAVELKFSTEWGATVRYTLDGTTPTSDSQAYRPGHPLKITADTNVTAVAFRGDKASAPVSFGYLIRTTEKPIAQVVVMSDVHVGDYDKNTKKYESFFDTIGSIFPKPDAILSNGDMINDNWNGKGPDHKIVSRIFQENLERKGMTDTQVLMSYGNHDAYLEDMRAGYPKEWFPDSGGGYYESDVNGVHVFTVNTEKYNNDTAQRNWLKGRLTELTADPAQVTKPILVQGHRPTTGTAMDGQQASNPRLAEDLKAFPQVFYFSGHSHLNNNDDRSIHQRDFTSVNDGSMSYIEFDRGYQMVTETGLANRFESPTSQALFVEVYQDRVEIGRVNMAADKHDIYTGGQWSSDWQPPYSSAGTLSGSSWKVELKGSTSQQIKDNFRYAAAARNTVPPEFTSTTPLSMVTGADGATSVRIAQARDDQMVHHYRVDITNTTTGAKVVSSKVLSDFYFMPRPNSLDIPVPDAVVGNAYEAKVVAVDAYGNASPETALTFTR
- a CDS encoding methyltransferase domain-containing protein, yielding MGQDAGNDKVVEVFDRMAARYEKQMGLFERFVLGRARQWAVAQAEGAVLEIAVGSGLNLPLYGSQVDHIVGVDLSEGMLDIARRKVARADTARIELRQGDAQALDLPDDSVDTVVSTFTFCTIPDPKLASEEAFRVLVPGGQFVLAEHGPSTNALGRALMRVVEPLSVRFGADHLTRNPVPYLVDAGFEIDQVERTGRGGIVFRVLAHKPGTAAG
- a CDS encoding CoA-acylating methylmalonate-semialdehyde dehydrogenase; the protein is MTRELSHFIGGKHIPGSSGRFADVFDPNTGRVQARVPLADQAETEAVIANAVDAQREWASWNPQRRARVLMRFLQLIQEEMDPLARLLSSEHGKTIADAKGDIQRGLEVVEFAVGIPHLLKGEYTESAGNGIDVFSMRQPLGVVAGITPFNFPAMIPLWKAAPALACGNAFILKPSERDPSVPLRLAELFLEAGLPPGVFNVVNGDKGAVDVLLTDPRVKALGFVGSTPIAQYIYETAAAHGKRAQCFGGAKNHAIVMPDADLDQVADALVGAGYGSAGERCMAISVAVPVGEETADALVAKLTERVATLRIGTSDDENADFGPLVGADALARVNDYVQIGVDEGAELVVDGRGFTLDGHEDGFFAGATLFDRVTPDMRIYQEEIFGPVLQVVRAGDYEEALRLPSEHQYGNGVAIFTRDGDTARDFCARVDTGMVGVNVPIPVPIAYHTFGGWKRSGFGDLNQHGPDSIRFYTKTKTVTQRWPSGVKEASSGRSASSAPEASNHFVIPTMD
- a CDS encoding 4Fe-4S binding protein — its product is MAHVVTQNCCNDATCVSVCPVNCIHPTPEESGYATSEMLYIDPETCIDCGACVEVCPVNAITPDFELVDSEQIYLEVNAQYFADPTHRDYDQAPVRTRAPSVSIVQPQPLRVAVVGSGPSALYAVEELKSYRGLDVEVTIFERLPSFGGLVRYGVAPDHQSTKSVDKLFMTTARRAGVSVHLNVEVGSDLSLAELLRHHHAVIWAGGASSDRQLGIPGEGLSGSHAATDFVAWYNGHPEHTNAEFDLTCERAVIIGNGNVALDVARVLTTPVDELARTDIAQHALDSLAASKIREVVIMGRRGPGQAAFTTPELVGLISNDALDVTVLADDLGLDATGLAATDPPPGSMAELKVRLIRGLPRAHVSSEARQICLRFLGSPIAIKGADRVTGVSFARTELDLVDGRASARTTDTAFDIDCGLVLRSIGYRGSVIPDLPFDETTGTVPNIAGRVIDPGTNEALAGLYTAGWIKRGPSGVIGTNKRCSRETVRALIEDYSSGKLPAPEADAAALAGLLAERKPDSLTLEDWRVIDKFERSQGRSQQRARTKLVTIEELLATARSSR
- a CDS encoding glutamine synthetase family protein codes for the protein MNGIHTFKIGAVDLDGIWRGKRVAADYFVDSVADKGCFISNILFAWDVLDEPIPGLEYTGSHTGYPDINFRPDMSTLALVPWEPGVASVICDVFERDGSPLDLSPRDVLRSLVQRSEALGYRPVAAYEFEFYLLKGAADDLAARGWRELEPISKGHHTYSIVRDSGVDFIIGDIRRQLAEYGVDIEASNGEYGPGQFEVNIHYADALSAADSAMLLKHSVKEIANRHGYTATFIAKLNSEWSGSSGHVHLSLEDEHGEPAFANPGNPSALSEIGLQFMAGLIENAPDFMATYLPNMNSYKRVARAEFSPTTMSWAVDNRFVAMRAIPSAGPAARVENRIAGADANPYLVIAASLASGLSGLENKSVPPPAASCDGPTEAKTGTTAVTMTLADAITQMTSSTVARKFFGDRFVDHYAAIRRWEVEQSAAAVTDWEIARYLEPI
- a CDS encoding cytochrome P450; this encodes MSATPDIARKFTYHGPALDTITETYKELLDKCPVGRSEQLGGFVFLTRSEDILAAEQDPETFSVTPSMLLPSFGNETPMIPIDIDPPDHGEYRRILLPLFTPKKIAQLTVGMRETAKRLADQVAAQDVADVSALFARPMPTIIFSRLAGFPESDWPKFDRWVDEVIYERVLDHDRSTAASREVEQYFDALLESRIDNPIDADDLIKYLLGAEVNGRPLSRPELVSYCYLLFLAGLDTTAWAIRSSLWHLAQHPEEQTRLREDPELLPAAVEEWLRTMSPVQAMARTCMRDTEVSGQEIKSGERVVLVFGAGNRDPETFDDPDEIILDRENNRHLSFGGGVHRCLGSNLARQELIVGLEEFLNAVPQFSLADESQPWHGVGPLDLEIGG
- a CDS encoding ferredoxin is translated as MTAHVHVDTARCQGHARCFAFAPKVFDLDDEGYSFVLEGHREVPTVSAELRLAEANCPERAVIVKED
- a CDS encoding FAD-dependent oxidoreductase; translation: MPTGEAVVVIGASVAGASFVTEARALGHRGPIVVIDADPDAPYDRPPLSKEFLTSDDQQPAAPWWNGDCRLVNGRALGLDAEAGRVQVKMADGSVQGISGARIVIATGSTPVRLPDEPESVLRLRTADDARRLRASARADASVIIIGAGTVGTELASSLTDAGCRVSVVDRADHPLERLLGGHLGSETTQWLTGAGVEVHFGTSINRINRDGGGWSVQLDDALLRSDILISAVGTRPCTGWLENSGLDISDGIMCDGDGRALGSDGDPVAAVYAIGDVASWQDGNGKHRRREDWTSAQRQGSHVAKQLFGDAPPPDRELPYFWTRQFGRRIQILGTPDRDARLVQHVDIPERRAAFYTIESDGRPTAWVAVNTPREFARAMQDAIQLVV
- a CDS encoding GAF domain-containing protein — protein: MLANEDSSEGFHTQLEQMTAQLVVLERRAKTLAELNRLLSQGSDPLALAQRAVDLVMRATGASGTYVYRWDAESERLVMRVATTGRVASYLGKIKLRLGEGINGWAALMRQTVVIDDAITEDPRFVGLPGIEEEEFRSMLAVPIAVPGGDLLGVFSLYSEQSSRFRKHDVELATEVGVLLANGLTQAEMLDDLRRQSSAARFLLDVSPQATTSLQQCVDELARSVRMQVDADLCVVEMAERSPTRSHCSPGLAFSENVEASVVSAGRRVRSRADLSELVDQMGGRLTKISSSFGAQFPEGAVTCYRTRQFPESAAGLLEALGAQAGVLLSSLRNDSSPTPLAGRLTVAAGQRLPHEILRDLGWKGGASCPILVRLRSAKHMSHLAAEQLSNAMFEVSSLTEGTLVVPSPPLVTVLVPYSPEVLRQFEASLRQVIRHSRLDVAVGIGPPARDADDLLSALDSAESALAWADLLDDPVPVVRHVDVEHLRRLPRVALDIGDELREVAGRFDAVSRYDHRHGTNLAATLDCYLATRCSAVETAKTLFIHRNTLRQRLTRIEEIIGRPVEDFGDGAVASLAARMTFSGDALLSRSPENNGDRAGEKSPTGHAEA